The sequence tcttagttagtgcccgaatggagatcaacccaccgagtcagctaacggtgtaaTCCCCCCACACTTGAACAAAGCTCGCCCTCGAGCaccaaaaagaacaaaacgACAGGGAAAGAACAAAAGAAGACTCAAAACAGCAAAAACAAAGCTTTGGCAACAATATGATAGATAATATTCAAAGTCTTGATCAAGATACAATCATCCACAAACCACTAACCATGCTCTTGCTCAAAAAATCATGCCATGTtcttcattcaagtcaaaattgTGCAAATTCAATCCTGCCTCACCAAgttcactcaatttctctcaaaAGATAAATATGGACAGAATAGATTCACACAATTCACAACTTTATGCCTTCAAACACAGCTTGCCCTTATGTCACTATCTCCACCAAAATATGGAACCAATGCACAAATCAAAAGGTCTTGCaatttggttgtaatggggctagggTACGTATAGGTGGGATAAACAAGAAAAATGGATCAAGGAGGCTCAATATATGACTGAAAACATGCAAACACACCAGATTTTCCATCAATGAAACTCTAGAGTAGCTCCTCAAGATATCCACAATCCTCAAAAAGGTGTGCTCAACTCCATCATATAACATATAGGGCATAAGAATGAATGAATGTATACACAACAAGCCCTTTATTTCCTTTGCGCTTTTgcactttttctttctttctctttttctgttctttttcttttcttttcgttttttttttttttttttttttttttgtaacaacatatatatatccCATAGAATCAATGAATCATCACTCAGCACACTAAAATGGTAGGAGTACTCATTTCTCATCTCGTCATAATCTAGTGTATTCACATGTTTTCAAGGGACAAAAGCAAGCTAAAATAGGCTAAACCTCAATATATGTGGcttttaattaaacaaaaaggGAGCAATTGAGGCACAAACGGGCTCACTAAGGGAAGAGTGAAGGTTCGGATAATATGTTCAGGCCAAACAATGGTTATTCCTAAATGCCttaatcattttcatgcattaagTTCTCAAACTTAGTCTTGACTATGGCAACAGGGCAAACTAGAAATTCAGCATAAGAGTTCGAATCAATCACTCATCAAAGAAACAATATGAGCTATTCATGTGTGCTCATTAAGGCTCAATCCTCACAATTTAGTAGGCTTCAAgtattttgatcaaattttgcacgtttttctcatacaagaATACCTACGAACATATGCATAATTCCATCACAAGAGCAACAGCCTATCATACCAAATCCAATATCCTCATCTCAACTCTTCACATCATCCATCATAACATTGCCAAAGGACTCGAAACTGTCTCGAAGACCAAACCAACAGACCAACAGAGCAAAAACACACAAAATAaagacacccccccacacttggacAACACAATGTCCTCATTGTGTGAGAGTATGATAGACCAAAAGAAAAACCATCAGACAACTAAAGAAGAACATAAGCTAAAACGAacgaaaagcaaaaagaaagaaacttccCTGAATGGTAATCAAGAAGGTGGAGAAGGGCGCAGTCCGATAGCGTGCTCCACCGCTGCCAATCGTGTGCTCAAGTCCACCGCCCATTGCGGTGGATGAGTGTCAAAGTGGGTGCACAACTCAGTGCGCAGGGTGTGAAGCTGCGGCAAGAACCAGGGTGGAGGAGTAGTGGAGTCGGTAGTGTGGCTGGAAGTACCTCGCACCGACTTTGGTAATGGTGAACCGGCTGTGAGGGACAGCGGGTTTCCGGCGCTTAGGCTTCTGGCGCGGCCCCGTCTCAGCTTGCTCCTCCTCTTCCTGCTCGTACTCTTCGTCTTGTTCCACCTGTTCATCCTCAGCTCCCTGCTCGTACGCTTCGTCTTCAGAATCGGAGGTAGATGCAATCTCATGCACGCGGGTGTCGATCGTGATAGGTCGAGCATGCTGGCGGCTGCTCCGCCTTAAAGGGGTGGAGGTCGTAGCTTTTGCCTTCGCCTTACTAGACGTGGGGAGCTTGGCTTTCCCGCTGGTGGATTTGCGTAGCTTCTTTGGCTTAGGAATGGCCACCTTCCGACGTCTTTTCCTTGAGGTAGACGGTGATGGAGAAACCGGAACGTCGGAGATGGTGGCTGAGGCTGAGGGCTCGGTGGATGGTACGTTCTCACACGTCGGTGGTGAGAACACAACGATGGCTAAAGCATCGGCCGGAGACACCTCAGTGGCGGCAGGGAGTGTTCCGGTGGCTGGAAGGGCTGGACTCGCGCCGAAAGACGGCGCTCCTTCGCTATGGTAGACGGGAGGGGGAGATGGCAGCCGCGGCTTGCGGGATGGGCGTCGCTTCTTCTTCTGAGGAGCCATTGTGGCCTGAATTTGCAGAGGTGGAGGCGCAGCGGTGGTCACGGCGACGCGGCAGTGGCGGTTGGTGCAGAGGTGAGCGGACGGCTGAGGGAGAAACTAGCAGTGCCCGGAATTGTAGCGCTGCTGTAGTGGGGCTCCTCCGGCGGTGCGGCTCGGGTGGCGCGATGGTCGGAGCGGTGGCAGGTTGTGGTTTGGCCGATGGGGAGATGGGCGAAGGTGGAGCAGCGGCGGGAATGGGGGAGTTGGTGGGAGAAATTTTGACTTTGGTCAAAATAAACCCTAActccaaaattttcaaaaaaaaattcccaaTCTTTCAGAAATTGAAAAACAGCCCCCAATTCTTCAGATCCTGCAAAAAGGTCCCCAAACCTTgcgaaaaacataaaaaaaaacacaccattttttttttttttggaggaaaaacgaaaataaacaaaacaagggcaagaaaaatcgggttgcctcccgatgagCGCCTTTATTTAACGTCCTTGGCTGGACAGAAAAGAAGTTCAAAATCCTTAGACGATGGTTGGAGACGTCAGGCTGAGCGCATTGAACGACTCCATCTCGACTCCAGCATAGTATGGCTTGAGTAATTGTCCATTAACCTTAAAACACTTTCGTGTTTCGAGGCTTTGGATTTCCACAGCTCCATGAGGACTCACACTAACAACTTCAAACGGACCCAACCAACGAGATTTCAATTTTCCTGGCATAATCCTTAAGCGTGCGTTAAACAAGAGAACCTTCTGCCCAACTTCAAAGGATTTCCTTCGAATGTATTTGTCGTGTAGAAATTTGGTTCGTTCCTTGTAACGACTTGCATGGTCATACGCCTCCAATCGAATCTCCTCTAATTCTTGCAGTTGGAATTGCCTCTCTTTGCCAACGACTTTCTCATCTAAACAGAATTCCTTCACGGCCCAAAAAGTTTTATGCTCCATCTCAACAGGTAGATGACATTGCTTCCCAAAAATCAGCCGGTacggagacataccaatcggtgACTTGAATGCAgtgcggtatgcccataccgcatTGTCCAGTCTCAAACTCCAATCCTTTCGTCTCGGGTTGACTGTTTTCTCAAGGATGCTCTTGATTTCTCGGTTAGAAACTTCAGCCTGACCGTTGGATTGTGGATGATATGCCGTGGCAACTCGATGGTGGACTCCATATTTCTTGAAAAGTGCTTCCAAAGTGCGGTTGCAAAAATGAGTTCCTTGATCGCTAATGATGGCACGGGGCACTCCAAATCTGTTAAAAATATTAGCTTTAAGGAACCCTGCAACAACTTTAGAGTCATTAGTGCGGGTGGCCTTCACTTCCACCCACTTCGAAACATAATCAACAGCCAAAAGAATGTAAGAATTTCCAAAAGAACTAGGAAACGGCCCCATAAAATCCATTCCCCAAACGTCAAAGATTTCACAGACCAAAATAGGAACTTGAGGCATTTCATTGCGAGAAGAGATATTACCTGTTCTTTGGCACTTGTCATAATTTTTGCAAAAATTGTAAGAATCCTTAAAAATAGTTTCCCAATAAAAACCACAATCAAGAATCTTACGTGCCGTTCGTTTGGGACCAAAGTGACCTCTACAAGCATGAGCAtggcaaaaattcaaaatggaaTGAATCTCCTCATCAGGGATGCAACGTCGTATCACTTGATCCGCACAAGTCTTCCACAAATAAGGATCATCCCATATGAAGTATTTTGCTTGGCTCCTCAACTTATTCTTACGGGCTGTCTCCATTCCCTTAGGAAAAACTCCAGCAGTTAGAAAATTAACCAAATCAGCATACCAAGGAGTGTTACCGTCGATGTGCAGCAGCTGTTCGTCTGGAAAGTCGtctggtatgggcataccgtccGACACAGTCTGCAATCTGCTCAAATGGTCAGCTACCAAGTTCTCGGCTccctttttatctttaatctcCAAGTCAAATTCCTGCAAAAGAAGAATCCAACGGATCAAGCGAGGCTTAGATTCTTTTTTAGAGAGCAAATACTTAAGAGCTGCATGGTCAGAATAAACAACAACTTTAGAGCCAATCAAATAAGAtctaaatttttcacaagcaaaaACGATGGCTaaaagctccttctccgtggttgtgtaattgcattgagccgggttgagagttttggaagcatagtaaatcacatggCTCTCTTTCCCAACTTTCTGCCCTAgcactgctccaacggcgtagTCGCTTGCATCGCACATGATTTCAAAAGGCTCTCCCCAAATTGGTGGCTGAATGATGGGGGCAGAAGTGAGTCTACTCTTCAACAAATCAAAGGCCTCCTTGCACTTGTCATCGAACACAAAAGACACATCTTGATGAAGCAACCTAGTGAGAGGTTGAGCAGTCTTTGCGAAGTCTTTTATGAAACGCCTACAAAAACCTGCATGGCCTAAGAAAGCACGAATCTCTTTCACATTAGAAGGATAAGGTAACTTaacaatcaaatcaattttcgCCTTATCAACTTCTACTCCTCTTGCAGAAATCACATGCCCAAGAACAATCCCCTCTCTCACCATGAAGTGACATTTCTCAAAGTTCAACACCAAATTCGTGTCAACACATCTCTGCAAAACTTGCTCAAGATTAGTCAAGCAATGGTCAAAAGAGTCTCCATGCACagtaaaatcatccatgaaaatttcaaTGCAACTCTCAATCATGTCAGAAAATAGGCTCATCATACAACGCTGAAAAGTACCAGGAGCATTACATAATCTAAACGGCATACGACGCCATGCAAAAGTGCCAAAAGGACAAGTAAAAGTGGTTTTCTCTTTATCTTCCTGGgctacaaaaatttgaaaatatccagagtagccatcaagaaaacaaaagaattccTTACCAGCCAATCGCTCAAGCATCTCATCAATGAAAGGTAATGGAAAATGGTCCTTCCTAGTGGCATCATTCAACTTCCTAAAATCAATGCACATACGCCAACCAGTTTGCAACCTCATGGGAATcaactcattattctcattCTTGACCAATTGAAAACCAGACTTCTTAGGAACCACATGAACAGGACTGGCCCATGCACTATCAGAAATCGGATAAATAATCCCTAAATCAAGCAATTTAAGAATTTCTTTAAGCACAACTTCTTTCATGACAGGGTTCAATTTTCTTTGAGGATCCCTAGACGGCTTACTATTAGGCTCAAGTAAGATTCTATGCATGCAAGTAGAGGGACTAATACCTTTGATATCGGCTATAGTCCATCCAATGGCAGATTTATGCATCTTAAGAAGACTTACCAACCTTACCTCTTGTTCTGCACTGAGTTCATTGCTAATGATCACTGGCAGCGTGTCTTTCTCTCCCAAAAACACATATTTCAGATGCTGGGGCAGTACCTTCAAGTCCAGCTTCGGTGGCTTCACAACGGAGGGCAAAATCGGTTCTGTGCTGGTCGGTATGGGCATCCTGCTCGACAGGTGCCGAACTGGAATTTCCTCCGTTGAGTACAGCTGCATGATAATCTCTCTAATGGCTTCATTCTCCTCAGTTTTGGTGTTCTCTTCAGTTAGGGAACTGAAAATAACCTGCTCAAGCTCATCCTCcctgaaattctcaacaaattcCTTAACCAAAGGGTCAATAACATCAATCATGAACACAGATTCAGGATCCTCAACATGCTTCATAgcctcaaaaatattaaatgtgacAACATCTCCATCAAATTCAAGGCTAAGCATTCCACTATCCACATCAATTTTAGCCTTAGCAGTTTTCATGAATGGTCTCCCTAAAAGAATCAAAGATTGCTTAGCAGAGGCAGAATCATCCATATCAACAATATAAAAATCCACAGGAAAAATCAAGTCATTGACCTTGACAAGGACATCCTCAACAACACCTTCGGGATATGCAGTAGACCTATCAGCTAACTGAATGATAACACGAGTGTCTTTCAATGGTCCTAATTGCAAATCCTTATACACAGAataaggcatgacatttatggacGCTCCTAAATCTAACATGGCTCTCTCAACAGTCTTATTACCTATAATgcatggaatggtgaacatACCAGGGTCTCGACACTTTTGGGGTAATTTTCTTTGAAGAACAGCAGAAACATTCTCACTCACTCGAATTCTCGCATCATTCCCAAACTTCATTTTCTTAGAGCATaactctttcaaaaactttgcGTACCTGGGAACTTGCTTAATTGCATCAAGCAAGGGCAAGTTTATTTCTACCTTCTTGAAGATTTCCAGAATatccttctcttcttcaattctcttGTTCTGAGCCAACCTAgaaggaaaaggtggtgcaATCAGTGATTGAGGAATTGAAACCTTAGGTTTTCCACTTACCTTAGAAGAACTAGGCTCGGTGGATTCTGGTGACTCCTCACTAATTGCATCGTTCTTGGCTTCATCGGGCTTTTCTTCTTTGTCCTGCTGCTTAGGTTGTGGCTCAACTAGAATTCTCCCACTTCTTGTAGTTACAGCACTTGCATTTTCCTTGGGATTCATCTCCGTGACAGAAGGAAGTCGGCCTTGATTCGCCTGCAGCTTGTTCACCTGAGTGGCTAACTGCGTGATTTGTGTGCCCATATTACTCAACGCTGCCTGAGTTTCATGCTGGAATGCCTGCTGACTTTGCACCAAATTCTTCACAATTTCACTGCTCTGGGCGAGGCTCTTCATGATATCGTTCATATTGGGTGCAGAACTCGGTGCAGGTCGTGCGGTATGGGCATACTGTCCAGCCTGCGGCGAATTCGGCGCGTACATCCCTGGTTCCTGCTGTCTCCACCTAAAATTTGGGTGATTTCTCCACCCTGGATTGTAGGTGTTGGAAAAGGGGTCGTTTCGCCTTTGCCTTTGTGCGTTCATCTCTTGCTCATCGGCGGATCCCATGCACGCTTGCTCAGTATTATTATCCTGCAGAGATGGACATGCATCAGTATgatgattattttcaaagcaaatTCCACATTGAACGTGTTGAGTTTTAGAGACAGCAAGTCCTCTAACTAAAGAGGTGAGAGCATCAATTTTCTCGTTCATGGTGGAATCTTCTACTTTCTGCACTGGCCTATAacgatcatcatcctcatcctcatattgTTGGCCATTTGAAACCATGTCAACGATGAGTTGCTTTGCTTCGTCCAAAGTTTTATTGGTCAAGCTTCCACCACAAGCAGCGTCAACAATTTtcctatcaaaagaagacataccaCGATAAAAATAGTTAGTAAGCAATTGGTAGTCAGAAAATCCATGATCAGGACACTTGCGACACAGctgttggaatctctcccaataatCAGCTAGACTCTCCGCCTTCTTCTATTTAATGCTGCTAATGGCCATTCTCAAATTTGCAGCTCTGGACTCAGGAAAGAATTTTTGCAAGAATTGTTCTTCTAAATCTCCCCAAGTTCCAATCGAACCAGGAGGAAGATCAAAAAGCCAATCTCTCGCTCTACCCTGCAAAGTATGAGAAAAAGTCAATAGCCTCAAATTATCTTCAGTAAAACCATGAGGGCGTAGAGTTGAGCAAACGAGATCAAATTCAGCCAGATGCTTGTGTGCACTCTCTCCAGGTAAATCACCGAACTTGGGTAGCACTTGAATGAAACCAGGCCGTATTTCAGCGTTGCCTTCAATGGCAGGAAGGACAATGCACAAAGGGCGATTGTTTCTATGACGGCCTAACTCTCTGATCAGTTGAGGTGGTTCATGTCGAGGATTCACGATCTCTCTATCGTCCTCATCATCCCTATTGTTACGGTCACCCATTGGAACTTCAATTTCTGCTTTATCCTCAAGATTCGGTGGAGCAGAATTGGATCTCTTTTTCCACTCCTTAGCT comes from Salvia miltiorrhiza cultivar Shanhuang (shh) chromosome 3, IMPLAD_Smil_shh, whole genome shotgun sequence and encodes:
- the LOC131018294 gene encoding uncharacterized protein LOC131018294 — protein: MAPQKKKRRPSRKPRLPSPPPVYHSEGAPSFGASPALPATGTLPAATEVSPADALAIVVFSPPTCENVPSTEPSASATISDVPVSPSPSTSRKRRRKVAIPKPKKLRKSTSGKAKLPTSSKAKAKATTSTPLRRSSRQHARPITIDTRVHEIASTSDSEDEAYEQGAEDEQVEQDEEYEQEEEEQAETGPRQKPKRRKPAVPHSRFTITKVGARYFQPHYRLHYSSTLVLAAASHPAH